One Nasonia vitripennis strain AsymCx chromosome 1 unlocalized genomic scaffold, Nvit_psr_1.1 chr1_random0005, whole genome shotgun sequence genomic window carries:
- the LOC116415940 gene encoding uncharacterized protein LOC116415940, giving the protein MASIDLIERLVQVLRDTVQNVDQMSVNDIHYWLDMCNSTINELNEKISKSNLTRGEKQKYQTYLTHLSCVQVEFEHNLHRVGSLHAEEAEARVEWRDVQSAFQNRIRTGVVVNIKHVDILSFFNDALKLFKVKTQACLEEYNAVKINSDFISEFTMQKNGEETTGIKYFTSESATVYMSTDLEKWFTDNIKEPILSQLEEFQEKDSGWTLKSIISLCINMKKYSPIKGSSYIPLPKFIENKKACVNVHNNDDQCFKYAVLSSLYPSNKNASRVNQYRLHENELNFAGIEFPVKLKSIPKFEKLNNISVNVYMLRKYGHKFEVSPCHITTERKEKHVNLLIIQDFYIDEHEENNRADEGDMPKYHYVWIKSMSRLLSSQVSKTHLKSYHCERCLQIFYTEERLKMHESDCKNLNDCRINLPDCKNNILKFEDYSKSEKVPFVIYADFECLLKPTENENAFQLHEAYSIGYFIKCSFDDSLSGYRSYRRKNEEEETAAAWFVKELKSIGEKIDVLYKNPKPMRLTDLEEISFRRSSTCHICRKPITGEELAVRDHCHLTGRFRGAAHNSCNLNYKDSRFIPVVFHNLNYDTHFILKEIATSTLMKGRVNLIPHNKEKYISFTKYVDDCNISFRFIDSWRFLPSSLEKLASYLKNVPIAVKEFRSDGLTDEKIDLLRRKGVFPYDFVNGLDKLTTTKLPEKNDFYNKLTDSHIAEEDYKHAVQVWNKFNISTLGEYSDLYLKTDVLLLADVFESFRETSLKAYDLCPAHFYTTPGLTFSAALKMTKVELELLTDIDMLMFIESGIRGGISQCCNRYAKANNPYMGSSYDKDQKTKTLLYFDINNLYGWAMVQPLPVGKFKWIEYETNPNFFNTPPDSDIGYFAEVDLEYPEKIHDDHRDLPFCAEHLAPPGSKQKKLLTTLNDKKRYVIHYRALKQVLDNGLRLKKVHRILSFEQRAWLKPYVEFNTEKRKQAKNEFEKLFYKLLINAVYGKCIERERKRVDVRLVNKFTGRYGAEARIALPNFHSCAIFDENLVAIQLKRTSITIKKPIYVGLSILDLSKTLVYDFHYSYMKKRVGEKCKLLYTDTDSLIYEVEDVDMYQVMKEDIHKFDTSDYDENNQFGIPHVNKKVPGLIKVECCGKIMTEFIGLRSKMYSILINGAATVKKAKGIKSNVVKKSITFEDYRKCLQDLVIIKREQCNIRLKLHIVHTEKQEKIALSPHDDKRFLLPHSTDTLPWGHYRIMEEQMAQAAMQVEGDAVEGIVVEERGNNGEGRKREGESEWGHEATNENASRVGMTLYADGGEPIKIEYDVLEEFMHEWDPSLDRLGTEQEERSDILLEAMEGAEIVVGNGLYERTQHDEQHIREIEANNQPCAKRPRLT; this is encoded by the exons ATGGCTTCGATTGATCTTATCGAACGTCTTGTACAAGTGCTTCGCGATACTGTACAAAATGTGGATCAAATGAGCGTCAATGATATTCATTATTGGTTAGATATGTGTAATTCTACTATTAATgaattaaacgaaaaaatttctaaatccaATCTcacgagaggagaaaaacagaaatatCAAACTTATTTGACGCATCTTTCGTGTGTGCAAGTAGAATTTGAACATAATCTTCACCGAGTAGGTAGTCTGCATGCTGAAGAAGCAGAAGCTAGAGTTGAGTGGCGTGATGTGCAATCAGCCTTCCAAAATCGAATCAGGACAGGTGTGGTTGTTAACATAAAGCATGTGGACATattgagtttttttaatgatgcACTGAAGCTTTTCAAAGTTAAGACACAAGCATGTTTAGAAGAATATAATGCGGTGAAAATCAATTCAGATTTTATTTCAGAATTTACaatgcaaaaaaatggtgAAGAAACGACaggtattaaatattttacgagTGAGAGTGCTACAGTATACATGTCAACAGATTTAGAGAAATGGTTTACAGACAATATTAAAGAGCCCATTCTTTCGCAATtagaagaatttcaagaaaagGATTCAGGCTGGACACTGAAAAGTATTATaagtttatgtataaatatgaaaaaatattctccaattAAGGGAAGTTCTTATATTCCTCTTCCaaagtttattgaaaataaaaaagcttgTGTTAACGTTCATAATAACGACGATCAGTGTTTTAAGTATGCTGTTCTTTCATCATTATATCCAAGTAACAAAAATGCTAGTAGAGTTAATCAGTATCGATTGcatgaaaatgaattaaattttgctgGTATAGAATTCCCAGTAAAACTTAAAAGTATtccgaaatttgaaaaactgaataatatttcagtaaatgtatACATGCTTAGAAAGTATGGCCACAAATTCGAAGTATCACCTTGTCATATTACGAcagagaggaaggaaaaacatgTAAACCTTCTCatcattcaagatttttatatagatgagcatgaagaaaataatcgtgCTGATGAAGGTGACATGCCTAAATATCATTACGTTTGGATAAAAAGTATGTCTCGACTTTTGAGTTCTCAAGTGTCTAAAACTCATTTAAAATCTTACCATTGTGAaagatgtttacaaatattttataccgAGGAAAGATTGAAAATGCATGAAAgcgattgtaaaaatttaaatgattgTCGAATAAATTTGCCTGATTGTAAGAATAATATTCTCAAATTCGAAGATTACAGTAAGAGTGAAAAGGttccttttgttatttatgcagattttgAATGTTTATTGAAGCCTACTGAGAATGAGAATGCTTTCCAACTGCACGAAGCATACAGCATAGGATACTTCATAAAATGCAGTTTTGATGATAGCTTATCTGGCTATAGATCatacagaagaaaaaatgaagaagaagagacagCTGCAGCATGGTTTGTTAAAGAATTAAAGTCAATTGGTGAAAAAATTGACGTACTCTACAAGAATCCAAAACCAATGAGACTCACAGATTTAGAGGAAATATCTTTTCGGAGATCATCAACTTGTCATATATGTCGGAAACCAATCACTGGTGAAGAACTTGCTGTACGAGACCATTGTCATCTCACAGGGCG tttCAGAGGTGCAGCTCATAATTCTTGTAACTTGAATTATAAGGATTCAAGATTCATTCCTGTGGTTtttcataacctcaattacgacactcattttattttaaaagagatTGCTACTTCTACGTTGATGAAAGGACGAGTAAATTTAATACCTCACAATAAGgagaaatatatttcttttacaAAATACGTGGATGACTGCAACATAAGTTTTAGATTCATAGATTCTTGGCGTTTTCTACCTTCATCATTGGAAAAGCTTGCATCATATCTGAAAAATGTGCCGATAGCAGTAAAGGAATTTCGATCAGATGGACTTACAGATGAAAAGATAGATCTCCTTCGACGAAAAGGTGTATTTCcatatgattttgtaaatgGATTAGATAAGTTGACGACTACAAAATTGCCAGAaaagaatgatttttataataagctAACAGATTCTCATATTGCTGAAGAAGACTACAAGCATGCTGTCCAAGTTTGGAATAAGTTCAATATTAGTACGTTGGGAGAATATTCAGATCTTTATCTGAAAACCGATGTTTTACTATTGGCCGACGTTTTCGAGAGTTTTCGAGAAACATCTCTTAAAGCCTATGATTTATGTCCTGCTCACTTTTATACGACTCCTGGACTAACTTTTTCAGCAGCTTTAAAAATGACAAAGGTAGAATTGGagcttcttacagatattGACATGCTAATGTTTATTGAATCGGGCATTCGAGGTGGAATAAGTCAGTGTTGTAATCGATATGCCAAGGCAAACAATCCATATATGGGCTCTTCATACGATAAGGATCAGAAAACAAAGACtctcttatattttgatattaacaATCTTTATGGATGGGCAATGGTACAGCCTTTACCAgttggaaaattcaaatggatTGAATATGAGACaaatccaaatttttttaatacaccaCCAGATTCTGATATTGGCTATTTTGCTGAAGTTGACTTGGAGTATCCCGAAAAAATACATGATGATCATAGGGATTTACCTTTTTGCGCAGAACATCTTGCACCACCTGGCTCAAAGCAGAAGAAACTTCTCACGACTTTAAATGACAAAAAAAGATATGTCATTCATTATCGAGCACTTAAGCAGGTTTTAGATAATGGACTTCGATTAAAAAAGGTGCATAGGattttgagttttgagcaGAGGGCGTGGCTCAAACCATATGTTGAATTTAACACAGAAAAGCGAAAGCAGGCAaagaatgagtttgaaaaactcttctacaaattgttaattaatgcaGTCTATGGAAAGTGTATTGAACGAGAGCGGAAACGTGTAGATGTgcgattagtaaataaatttacaggcAGATACGGAGCAGAAGCACGCATAGCTCTACCAAATTTTCACAGTTGTGCAATCttcgatgaaaatttggttgccATTCAGCTGAAGAGGACAAGTATTACAATCAAAAAACCAATATACGTTGGTCTCTCAATTCTAGATTTGTCAAAAACACTagtatatgattttcattattcatatatgaaGAAGCGAGTTGGAGAAAAATGCAAACTCCTTTATACGGACACCGATAGTTTAATATATGAAGTTGAGGATGTTGATATGTATCAAGTAATGAAAGAAGATATacataaatttgatacttctgattaTGACGAAAATAATCAGTTTGGAATTCCacatgttaataaaaaagttcctgGATTGATCAAAGTTGAATGCTGTGGCAAGATTATGacagaattcattggtttaagaagcaaaatgtacagTATTTTGATTAATGGAGCCGCGACAGTGAAAAAAGCTAAAGGTATAAAATCTAATGTTGTAAAGAAATCAATCACGTtcgaagattatcgaaaatgcCTTCAGGatcttgttattataaaacgtgaGCAGTGTAATATTCGTTTAAAATTACACATTGTGCATACTGAGAAACAGGAAAAAATTGCTCTAAGTCCAcacgatgataaaagattCTTATTGCCTCATAGTACTGACACTTTGCCTTGGGGACATTACAGAATTATGGAAGAACAGATGGCGCAAGCTGCAATGCAAGTAGAGGGAGATGCGGTGGAGGGGATTGTAGTGGAGGAGAGGGGCAACAATGGCGAAGgacgaaaaagagagggagaaagtgaGTGGGGGCATGAAGCAACCAATGAGAATGCTTCGCGGGTGGGGATGACACTTTATGCTGATGGAGGGGAACCAATCAAGATTGAATATGATGTTTTAGAGGAGTTTATGCACGAGTGGGATCCATCATTGGATAGGTTAGGAACTGAACAAGAAGAGAGAAGTGATATATTACTAGAGGCTATGGAAGGGGCAGAAATTGTGGTGGGAAACGGGCTATATGAACGGACGCAGCACGATGAACAGCACATTCGAGAAATCGAAGCGAACAACCAACCTTGTGCAAAGAGACCAAGACTCACCTAA
- the LOC116415755 gene encoding uncharacterized protein LOC116415755 isoform X2, translating to MERTRFQRIAEDTFIFKEISFLNLRKTALPTAYLFKPPMAWEELTEEEKCMSQWLEKSHHGIAWNSGDIPYHRLYRILQICTQGVEKIFIKGEQKARWMKNILPNISISNVEDFGCPPLEEIISENQYFCFNHALCIRRKPMCASHNVISIRAWLLNYLESSFGQDKIDNI from the exons ATGGAAAGAACAC GATTTCAGAGAATCGCAGaagatacttttattttcaaagaaataagtttCCTTAATTTGAGGAAAACTGCCTTACCGACCGCATATCTTTTCAAACCTCCAATGGCTTGGGAAGAACTGACAGAAGAGGAAAAATGTATGTCTCAATGGTTGGAAAAGAGTCATCATGGAATAGCGTGGAACTCTGGCGATATTCCGTATCATCGTCTTTATCGAATCTTGCAAATCTGCACGCAAGGAgtagaaaaaatattcataaaggGAGAACAGAAAGCCCGAtggatgaaaaatattttgccaAACAT ATCCATTTCAAATGTTGAAGACTTCGGATGTCCACCTCTTGAAGAAATAATAAGTGAAAACCAGTACTTTTGTTTCAACCATGCTCTTTGCATACGGAGAAAACCTATGTGCGCCAGTCACAATGTTATATCAATACGAGCTTGGCTgttaaattatctagaatcatcatttggtcaagataaaattgataatatttaa
- the LOC116415755 gene encoding uncharacterized protein LOC116415755 isoform X1, with protein MERTRDYDLLFKNTILQCKEENAYICDIQGFQRIAEDTFIFKEISFLNLRKTALPTAYLFKPPMAWEELTEEEKCMSQWLEKSHHGIAWNSGDIPYHRLYRILQICTQGVEKIFIKGEQKARWMKNILPNISISNVEDFGCPPLEEIISENQYFCFNHALCIRRKPMCASHNVISIRAWLLNYLESSFGQDKIDNI; from the exons ATGGAAAGAACACGTGACTACGATTTGTTGTTTAAAAATACTATCTTGCAatgtaaagaagaaaatgcTTATATTTGCGACATTCAAGGATTTCAGAGAATCGCAGaagatacttttattttcaaagaaataagtttCCTTAATTTGAGGAAAACTGCCTTACCGACCGCATATCTTTTCAAACCTCCAATGGCTTGGGAAGAACTGACAGAAGAGGAAAAATGTATGTCTCAATGGTTGGAAAAGAGTCATCATGGAATAGCGTGGAACTCTGGCGATATTCCGTATCATCGTCTTTATCGAATCTTGCAAATCTGCACGCAAGGAgtagaaaaaatattcataaaggGAGAACAGAAAGCCCGAtggatgaaaaatattttgccaAACAT ATCCATTTCAAATGTTGAAGACTTCGGATGTCCACCTCTTGAAGAAATAATAAGTGAAAACCAGTACTTTTGTTTCAACCATGCTCTTTGCATACGGAGAAAACCTATGTGCGCCAGTCACAATGTTATATCAATACGAGCTTGGCTgttaaattatctagaatcatcatttggtcaagataaaattgataatatttaa
- the LOC116415747 gene encoding transcription activator MSS11-like, whose translation MQQLYEGIRPRSSSPNPARRESPSSSSSTARRESPSSSSSTARRESPNLSSSTARRERPSSQPSTARREGPSAGPSTSASTRPSRPADKRTSSKRSSSSSSSSSSSSTSSSCESCKSVKSMRDLKPIPKKAKLDGDSKTEKPSSRGLLSLKKLSSSSGMQPITQQQQQQQPRQQQQQQQQQQQQQQQQQQQQQQQQQQQQHQQQQQQQQHQQRQQQQRNVPRIIDMEIVIDPIDVTKLKKKSNVKIY comes from the exons ATGCAGCAATTATATGAAGGAATTAGGCCAAGAAGCTCTTCGCCCAACCCTGCCCGCCGAGAGAGTCCAAGCTCGTCGTCCAGCACTGCCCGCCGAGAGAGTCCAAGCTCGTCGTCCAGCACTGCCCGCCGAGAGAGTCCAAACTTGTCGTCCAGCACTGCCCGCCGAGAGAGGCCAAGCTCTCAGCCCAGTACTGCCCGCCGAGAGGGGCCTTCAGCTGGACCGAGCACATCAGCGAGTACTAGGCCCAGTCGTCCGGCGGATAAGAGGACAAGCTCGAAGAGGTCGAGCTCCTCCTCGAGCTCTAGTTCGAGCTCCAGCACCTCATCTAGTTGCGAGTCATGCAAGTCGGTGAAGAGCATGAGGGATTTAAAACCGATTccgaaaaaagcaaaattgGATG GTGATTCAAAAACTGAGAAGCCGTCAAGTCGCGGGCTGCTTAGTTTGAAGAAACTAAGCAGTAGCAGTGGCATGCAGCCCATAActcaacagcaacaacagcagcaaccacggcagcaacaacagcagcagcagcagcaacaacaacagcagcagcaacagcagcaacaacagcagcaacaacaacagcagcagcaacatcagcagcaacaacagcagcagcaacatcagcagcggcagcaacaaCAAAGGAATGTTCCGCGAATTATCGATATGGAGATTGTGATCGACCCTATCGAtgtaacaaaattaaaaaaaaaaagtaatgtaaaaatttattaa
- the LOC116415943 gene encoding uncharacterized protein LOC116415943, with protein MNLSTPKVRLPCNSGTNSAKSNNLAVTTPAPKPAASEGKSTPEEVEEAISTKQSTTPDAGHHCALPSSMLNLFSSQFELLERAVEDLRSLISRKFDAVAGATVGAPASSGHQEDFTARIASLEGKIDAQSTKLDGLHNDRMLLLQENTVLKEQLNGLVRKIEGMADSVASKCRAHDSEVEGKPGIPEYLMCGVQQGNKPPIFVAVIYRPPGVSYSDNSELANNLRRYSAGYDYRLVMGDLNANMLSTSHDAEFVRDLACELNLKLVNHGATHHVRDSHTWIDMIFTDDDNVVLSASNSPANFRSSHTIIDVEIYFQTTEPPALNSLTYRDFKSIKSDELLSLLAACDWSSVSCSDSGVDTRLEHLSQKLLTVIDQLAPLKEFKPRQKDYPPWVDAELRHLYSRRDALKRRHKHARRGSRRLDDLWTEYQALAAEAERCTNQAREEFIQNRIFDALENNKNVWNELRSLSLISKAKEDLHGFTTDELNTHFAGVSISDAEREVDLRSILAEANEDGFTFREVTFADVVLAVAHFSSQAKGEDGIPQSVIAKSLPVLGHLLVTLFNASLSCGVFPGAWKNAHLVPLKKKPIPSTVSDFRPIALLSFLSKVLEKIVHEQISDFLASKKILDPFQTGFRHNHSTQTALLKLTEDIRTGIDSDRQLLTILLMVSLELDPGALTVQHLHQRSPGGVGRFLGPKGLLTDSVAHLLYADDLQTYTQVTRDNLREGVDRMSAAARAVSDWASHNALHLNTGKTKAIIFGSEYNVNKLQGLNLPGVEVQTGVFVPFVDAVTNLGVVMDSKLTWKPQVDAVSRKVNRALYGLRSFRSCTNEALRKQLAGALVISHLDYCSVVYLDVSGELETRLQRLQNSCVRYICGVGRYEHISPYRRKLGWMNIKERRTYFMAVLMYKAHSMGQPPYLSALFEKNQCRTSGRSSRDITVPGTRTDTGLKSYRVQGARLWNSLPRGMRTLPSLSRFKLAMRNYLLPTISET; from the exons ATGAACCTCAGCACGCCGAAGGTTCGTCTTCCTTGCAACTCGGGCACGAATTCTGCGAAATCCAATAATCTCGCAGTGACAACACCTGCTCCTAAACCGGCTGCCTCTGAAGGCAAATCGACAccagaagaagtagaagaagcgATTTCCACCAAACAGAGCACTACTCCGGATGCCGGGCATCATTGCGCACTGCCATCGAGCATGCTTAATTTATTCAGCTCGCAATTTGAGCTGCTGGAGAGAGCGGTTGAGGATCTTCGATCCCTCATATCAAGAAAATTCGATGCCGTGGCTGGAGCCACAGTCGGTGCACCAGCGAGCAGTGGACATCAGGAAGATTTTACAGCTCGTATAGCATCCCTAGAGGGGAAAATCGACGCCCAGTCTACCAAGCTCGATGGCCTCCATAACGACAGGATGCTACTTCTACAGGAGAACACCGTCTTGAAAGAGCAACTCAACGGCCTCGTGAGGAAGATCGAAGGTATGGCGGACAGTGTAGCGTCGAAATGTCGTGCGCATGAC TCAGAGGTGGAGGGGAAGCCGGGTATCCCGGAGTATCTTATGTGCGGCGTTCAGCAGGGTAATAAACCACCAATCTTCGTTGCCGTAATCTATCGTCCACCGGGTGTATCTTACTCTGATAATTCAGAGCTCGCGAACAACTTGCGTAGATACTCTGCGGGGTATGATTATAGGCTCGTAATGGGCGACCTGAACGCCAACATGCTGTCAACCTCACATGATGCGGAATTTGTTAGAGACCTCGCCTGTGAATTGAATCTAAAACTGGTAAATCACGGCGCGACTCACCACGTCAGAGATTCTCACACATGGATCGACATGATCTTTACTGACGACGACAATGTAGTGCTGAGTGCAAGCAACTCGCCAGCGAATTTCAGAAGCAGCCATACCATCATTGACGTTGAGATTTATTTCCAGACGACAGAGCCCCCTGCTCTCAACAGTCTTACATACAGGGACTTTAAATCGATAAAATCTGACGAGCTCTTATCCCTGCTGGCTGCTTGTGATTGGTCGTCGGTTAGTTGTTCCGACAGCGGCGTTGACACCCGACTAGAACACCTTAGTCAAAAACTCTTGACAGTCATTGACCAACTAGCTCCGCTAAAAGAATTTAAACCGAGACAGAAAGACTATCCTCCATGGGTCGACGCCGAATTGAGACACCTGTACAGCCGACGAGACGCTTTAAAAAGACGACACAAACATGCCCGACGAGGCTCTAGACGACTTGACGACCTATGGACCGAATATCAGGCTCTCGCCGCTGAGGCTGAACGCTGTACTAATCAAGCGCGAGaagaatttattcaaaatcgaATTTTCGACGCGCTGGAAAACAATAAAAACGTCTGGAATGAATTACGGAGTCTTAGCCTTATTTCAAAGGCCAAAGAGGATTTACATGGCTTCACCACGGATGAATTAAACACGCATTTCGCTGGGGTGTCCATATCTGATGCCGAGCGCGAGGTTGATCTGAGAAGCATCCTGGCCGAGGCCAACGAGGATGGTTTCACTTTTCGTGAGGTCACCTTTGCGGACGTTGTTCTGGCTGTCGCtcacttttcatctcaagCAAAGGGGGAGGATGGGATACCTCAAAGCGTTATAGCGAAATCTCTCCCAGTCCTAGGACATCTCCTGGTGACCTTATTTAATGCCTCACTCTCCTGTGGGGTCTTTCCTGGTGCCTGGAAGAACGCTCATTTGGTGCCCCTTAAAAAGAAACCTATTCCATCTACTGTTTCGGACTTCCGTCCAATAGCCCTTTTGAGCTTTCTCTCTAAGGTTCTGGAGAAGATCGTACATGAGCAGATCTCCGATTTTTTAGCttcaaaaaaaattcttgATCCTTTCCAGACTGGTTTTCGACACAACCATTCGACGCAGACAGCACTACTAAAACTGACTGAGGACATCAGGACTGGCATCGATAGTGACAGACAGCTACTCACCATTTTGCTTATGGTTTCTCTAG AGCTCGATCCTGGGGCCCTTACTGTTCAGCATTTACATCAACGATCTCCAGGAGGTGTTGGCCGGTTTTTGGGGCCCAAGGGGTTACTGACCGACAGTGTCGCCCATTTACTCTACGCGGACGATCTGCAAACCTACACTCAGGTCACAAGAGATAATCTTCGTGAGGGTGTGGATCGCATGTCAGCAGCAGCGCGGGCTGTGTCGGATTGGGCATCTCACAATGCTCTGCACCTCAACACTGGCAAGACTAAAGCTATCATTTTTGGATCTGAGTATAATGTAAATAAACTACAGGGGTTGAACTTGCCCGGTGTCGAGGTGCAGACGGGTGTTTTTGTTCCTTTTGTCGATGCCGTAACTAACCTCGGAGTGGTCATGGATTCAAAGTTGACGTGGAAACCGCAGGTGGATGCAGTTAGCCGAAAGGTTAACAGAGCTCTTTATGGGCTCAGATCTTTTAGATCCTGTACCAACGAGGCGTTACGTAAGCAGCTGGCCGGCGCTCTGGTCATTTCTCACCTGGATTACTGCTCTGTAGTGTATCTTGACGTGTCGGGGGAGCTCGAGACAAGACTGCAGAGGCTACAGAACTCATGTGTGAGGTACATTTGCGGGGTGGGGAGGTACGAGCATATCTCTCCTTACAGGAGAAAGCTAGGCTGGATGAATATTAAAGAGAGGAGAACTTATTTCATGGCGGTGTTAATGTACAAGGCGCACAGCATGGGGCAACCGCCGTACCTTTCGGCCCTCTTTGAGAAAAATCAATGTAGGACCTCGGGCAGGTCGTCGCGAGATATCACTGTCCCGGGAACAAGAACCGATACTGGCTTGAAATCGTACAGGGTGCAAGGCGCTCGCCTTTGGAATTCGCTCCCGCGAGGTATGCGGACACTGCCTTCGCTTTCGAGGTTTAAATTAGCGATGCGGAACTACCTCCTGCCGACTATCAGCGAAACATAA